TATGATAATTTCGTCAGTAACAGGGAAGAAAGGCTTAAAACGCAAAAGTTACATTTGGAAAATTAGGTTTAAAGTCTTTTACTCCAAATCTCATCTTTCAAAGTTACCCCTTTGGTTGTTTTTACGTTTCTGCCTTTCCTCTGACGATTACGACGGTGTTACTGCTTCGCTCTTATAAGTCGAGCGTGACGTTGTCtccacatagtataaaacaaagtcgctttccgccGTCTGTTTGCTTATATCTTTTAAACAACGCAACGGATTTAAATGCGGTTATCATCACTTATCAGAGCGATTTGGTTTATATGGATTATAATATGGATATTATTCTAGAGAAATACAATTTCAACATTCCTAGCCGGTAAAAAATCAGAACTTTTGTAGTGGTAAGTTCTTATGAGAGGATAAAccgtttcgttacgtaacgcgttacggcgccagtctgtctggctttcCTTTCCCTTACGCAcacggcagcggtaggcaggcaataatgatattaataatgtacataaacaaaattccaatgtacatattcaagaattgtaactaagaataaattatatgaataaatatcctTTCCTTACatactttatatacatattaatgtatataaaatttaattaataactgaagcttttattaagttaaacaatttcaatattaatagttCAACTtggattagtttaagttatcgcttttgtcgggcgtcccgaggcgcacacgtattttttttcttgtttgcTTGTTCTTCGAACTAAAGTTCTATATACACTCTAATGacctattatatttgtaaactatatatttttcaatatacgGGCTATCAATCGactgaacatatttttttgtatgggaTTAGTAATTCCTGGATATAGCCCTTTTAAACAACCTCATTAACCATACATACGATGAATATAGAttgaagcattacacttactcatTGCAGTATTAAGTAATACCACCTACGAGGATATCCTGAATCTTTCGAACCGGTTCTGAGACATGACCACCGAAAGTGGTGggattttttattgttcttctaatctatacatataataaaattgagtgtctgttattaataacaaaataaccgcgtttcatttaatgcatatgtatgtatacacggcacatatacctaaatatttttttttacaattcttgtctgtctgtctgttttttccggctaatctctggaacggctcgACCGACTTTGACAGGACttttactggcagatagctcatgtaataaagagtaacataggctactttaattttagaattatatgtaaaataataataatgtcacgcttattaaattcaaacacgcacacgaagttgcgggcacagctagtataaaataaggaaataaCCAGGATCGTACCATTTACAACGGGTCGTACCATTATTGAACGGAATGTTTACAAGCAAACATCTAACtgcttttttaaaatgtttttaaggcTACGAATTTGTGCATATGTGATTTAAACGTGACTTCGCTCTATATCAGGTGAGCCATTGTTATGAAGAGTTAGTAAACCCAAACGCGAAGACAGCCAGAACAGTCAGGGAGAATGAATTGCACTAGTCGCCCTCGCCATGCCGACCCCCAATGCCTCTTCAGGCCTCGTTTGTAATATTATCGTTGTTTGTAATATTCGTCGTTTATTGCTTTTGGCAGTTTGGaaacgaaaacaaaaaagaCACTCTATATCATTTAATGccaatttgatttgtatttgcCAAATTTTAGTACGTAATATGCCAGGAACGATCGAGAATTAATTTGCTTTTTAATAGCTTGTAGTTTTGACAAATCATTGCATAAATCAAGCATATATTTAACAAAGCAGTCTTTCGACATTTTCCTTAAATAGACGTTTTCAATTTTAAGATGATCGATATACAATTCCCATTTATATCTATAGACAATAATTCCGCTCGATGCACATTATGAATGTTTAAACTAATACAAACGATAGACGAAACAATGccaactattttttttcttcgatatatttgttttttttatattattttcagtagcattgatcacttgaTAAagtcagtgataatcattgtatgtgcacaagaagtaaggataagcttagaacgccaagaCTACCGACTCTCCAAAGTCGATAAATCATTTTTGGGGCatggtatccgtttctataataaaattccgcagacatttttaactttgccgtttcataaattcaagtcatttgtataaaatgcattggtaaagaaggcatattattcgataacaagattatatagatgataaaaaagcgtggagttaatgcttgttgacttccaagcagAACACTTAACTaagagttactactgagttccttgccggttcttctcggtagaatctacattccgaaccggtggtagctttacttaaaatagtttgttaaatgacaaatcaaaagtgcttgtaaaagcattTTCTAGTATTAAGTGTTTCTATTGTCTACGTATTCCAGAGCGTACTATttattgtgaggaaggtctggagtatggatgtggatggacagaggtaggggacgactaaagaaacgatggatggattgtgtgaaagacgatatggctcgaaagaatgttacttgtgagatgacgcccgacagagaagtatggaaggaAGACatactgcgccgaccccaaataaaattgggataaggacaggaggatgatgatccagagatattatgttattacactgctcaattatttatgatatagttatgAACGTGTTtaggtgggggggggggggggttaagtacgtttaatgtttatctttactaCATATAACCTACTATTAGTGTAACGATACATTTTTCTAGGATGAAGTGTTTGTGATCAAGATATATCCAAAGTGTTTTAAGTTATTGCACTATTCACTTGATATAGGCGGACGgacaatgggccacctgatggtaagtggtcaccaccacccatagaccttgggaaataagatgttatgacccttcaaatcggaataccacaatactgagtactactctttggcggtagaatatctgatgagtgggtggtacccagacgggttagCACAAagcttaccaccaagtaagtaatGCATATAGaagcatattattattaccgTTTTGAGACAAATGTTTTTTTGCTAGAGTTCCGAAACTAaagattgtaaaatttattgtaatctaGTTATTGAGGTTACGTAGTGAGTCATATCGAGAGACGGTCTGGAGGTCGAAGCCATAAGATATatagatgattaaaaatatataatactatattgattggttttaaaaataaattcttatatttaccatctatttattaattagtgttattgtttttatttattaatacttaatagatTACTTCAAGTGTAAAATTAGCCGAGGTGGTCGAGTACCTGGAAGGCGTGAATCTTGTAAGGAAAAAAATTGTAAGCCAGCgtgactaatttaaataaaattcagccacatatgaatccaccaacccgcatcggagcagcgtggcggaatattcTCCAAGCCTGAAGTAAGTTTGgaaaaaaggagaggaggtcttagtccAGCAGTCTGTAGTTTACtgtcacattttttaattatatgttatttaaaaatagcacaaaattatttcttataagtcTGACCACAATATAATGACAGAATTTTAAAGGTCATAGGCATACTGCTTGAGATAAAAAAGCAAGcgaatttcaactttattaCAGGAAAGTTTAAAACCTTAACACACCAAAATTCCGTAACGCAAATTGGTTCGCAACTCTGCAAACATACTATCTTTACCTAACATCAATTGCGTAATTCCAACTATAATATGACTAAGGTATCCCACTTTACAcgcatataaaaactttttgttcaAAAACTCCTTTCACTTACCTCCCAAGGTCTGTCCATCCATAACCGACGCCATTAAGGCgacgattaaaaaaatcaaactcaCTTTTCCCACCATTTTATAACAACGAATTTAATGTTACACCTGCctcgttataattaaaaaaatattcaaatttgaatttagaatacgTCGTCGCGCCGCGACATTCTTACAGACTGTGCTGTTTGACATTAACAGCACGATTTTACCTTAACATTCTATTTCAcgacattgaaaaataaaccttatcGGTTTGCATTAAAGTCGTATTCATTTCCTACATAAACATGTTAACTGCATATTCGAAGCTCGATCCAGAATGAACTTAATGTAGCAGACATTAAAGTCGATTTTTCATTGACTTAATTTACATTAACCGGTTAACCAACCAAGCATTACGGTTATACTATTTAGAACTTTATTCTTATAGAAATAGAGCACATTTACAAGTGAAGGTTATAGGATTGGGTTTCATGATATAAGCGCTGTTGAAAGTGATTTTATAAGTTCCTCAAAGAGACGCGATTTGTAAATATGatactaataattatgttttggtAAAATTTCAAGGTTTATCCGttgttaaatatactatatatattttaaactgtaccataatactatattatataacataaaatatattttaacctcgatttaacgttttattttactaatgttaCCCTAGGAGAACCCACTTGACATTGAATCGCCTGAATATacgtcttttttatttaatcaattttaacgaCGATCGAGGCTTTTTAATGACGGTTGAAGTTTATAGAGGTCGATGTTCTGTAGCGACATCTAGCGATGAGTTTCAacaatagagccgagatggcccgatGGTTAGAGtgcgtgcaacttaaccgatgattgcagattcaaatttacaagcaccactgaatgttcgtatgctttatttgtgtttataattcatctcgtgctcgggctgttaagtaaaacatcgtatctaattttaatgaaattttgccacatgtgtatccaacaacaGCGTCGGAGCAGCGTGTTGTAATAGACTCCAAAAAACTTTCCTCAAGGTTAAATGAGGACAAAAGctgtaactttactttactaCCGGAGATTACCCCCTATATACAAAccaacaaattttacctctataTTTAGATTATTGTTGCCACAGAGCAGATTGTTTCTGCTCTGTGGCTGTAGCCGACAATATTACCAAGTGTATTACGaagttatcatactatgttgTTGATTATCTAGATTTCTAATCCGGCATGTCAACGCACTGTTTCTGATGctataaaattgtaacattcATAGCGATTGTCAGTAGCGTTAGCACGATACAAATTATACAAGTATCGTtcctgtatttataatttaaaatataattatgtgctGTTTAATCAAAGGTATTGTAGCATATTAATTactttcaaaaaatttaaaacgaactCTGTGTTATAAAGTTCAAATTATTGTTCTGTGAACGAGCGTTCCACATGGATCAATTTTaagtccttttttatttttgatatttataagtgACCTACATGTTACAAAGTCACATTGACTTTAAATATGTCCGTGATTTGTActacattattcattaaataaaactatcaaacCTTAATTTACTAAATCTGTTTTACGAACAATAATTTCAAATCTAAACTAAAATGTCAGGATTATAAgacttctttttttaatctaagtCTTTTTTAGTTTCGAAATAGCGTATAACAATTGTGAAAAgagatagttttataaataaaaaatgagtcaaagtaaatgtttaaaaacatgAATGTTATTATTAGCATAGTAatcttcaataattttttttttatacaggctGGTTTTTTATTGTCTACAAATTTAAAGATACCATCAGAATTAATTAACGTTTAATACAagataattatctttttactcacttatataaattaattgtaagttgtaattaatttataaattcatatttatatatacgtttataaatacttatctaTGAACGTTCTTGCATAATTAaagcaaacaaaattatataacaataagtaaagtttgtctgtttgttttgtttacagtAAAAACTACCAATAATCTTCCATATTACTCTAGTTTATGACAGATAGCTTCatgacaaatatatacatagccaTAGtaatatatagcctattccaatggaagttagaaaaaatgtaaaaaaaaaccttagatttacgtatttcatgcgatttgcactactaagagtttatgattaatttatatttatttataataccacacttttacacttaactacttatctccactttcattttacttccaaaatttagataacagtttcgtcgccTATCAAAATGCAAGTCGCAAATCCATGTGAATATCTTAGATTAatcaaactctcgaccaatgatatcgcgtcaatttgctgtcaaatttcgtttatttggctttttctcCTTTTAtcattggaatagagtataggcTGGGGATATCATTCCGAAAGATTTTGGCAACTACAGGCAATCTCATGAGAGACCAACaaattttacagaactgtagTAGATAAGTATGTGCGCAACAGCATAGATGTACTCTTGTAATGCAATAGGACGGCAAATCCCACGTGACCGGAAAAAGTTTAAGGACCAATGGCTTTACATGCTTTCCAAGACTTGGGAGATTACAAACGTCCATCTTGCTGTTATACTGAGTATTTTTCCGAAGAAAAATCCAGAAACTTTTATTTAGCCTAGATAAATGATGTAATGCACTTAGGTGATAGGGTTCTGTGCAGGCCCTTCATGGGTGAGTACTATCCACATATATTCTtacatcaaacagcaatatttagtattgttgtgtttcggtttaaagggtcATTAACCCTTATATTAAAAAGGCCATATTACTTTCCAGGATAGCCGCCACATTCAAGATGTAAGGGATAGATTACATTAGTGTCAAGCAATGATTATATTTGATGATAATCACTTATTGGTAAGTGACCCATTTATCTGCAAACCCACCAACCCTCTGAAGAAGCAtgttggaataaactccaacTCTTCTTAACACGAGTGGACCTCTTTAGTAAGactatattattgattaaaacaaataaaacgttttaaataatttatttttctaataaaacaaaaaacaacataaataaacagaGATCAAATCagccaataaaacaaaataatggcaaataaaataagacaTGAATTTTCTTGAGATATCTAATTAGTGAAAGCATTATGGTCTGTCCGTACACATTAGTCACTCACAGTTCAAGTcactagtaaaaaaatatttatacttttacgtAATGGTAATTTTGCGTCTTGCACTCCCTCGGTTTCTTCCAGAAAGGACTGTAATATCCACTTAAAGTAGCTAACTTTAATCACTAATAACATGACGCGAGAAGACCCTTTTAGAATAGTCTCTTCAAAGTGACTACTAGTTTATTAACCATTTTACAACACTGTGTCTTTgcaatgaaaaacaaatatcaaattaagcCACAGCACCACTTTTTAAGCCCAGTTTTCTTGTTGCttgcttaattatattttatcgaaattttggTACAACATCATCCATCGTCTCGATAGAACAAACATGTGTCAATATAACTTCAATTGGTTTTGGGGTACAGACAGATAGACTCCACCTAACACACTAACCTTTACATTCAAGTGACAGATATGTGAATAGACCCTTAATgagttgttaatattaatttatatttaatgactcCATTAGAAATGCATTTTAATATTCAGTTTTTATTGTtcgttattactaatataatgtatttatatgtatatttcctTCATCGTAAACAAGTTGACATTATGACGTCATAAGTAGTTGTAACGTGTTTTATAATAGTCACGTGActtttgtacatttaaattttatttcaatttcatttacgataaaatatttaaattaaaaataaatatgtattccattcaaatacacaattaattatctttatataagtatgtgtgAATCATAGTATATGACGTCACATGTAATGATCGCCATATTGTATTTCCTATTATGGTCGTTTGTCGgtattatttcatttcttatatttatcgtATCGATAATTCTTAACATTCATATCAACATACTTCAACAtatcacaaaataatatttttacaaatctaGCACTCTTGTGTTGCCATTGGTTCCGTACACTAAGAATTTAGGCAAGATTACGCACATACAAAAAAAgtctaaaatgtttgttttttgttgttgttcaTCGTTACATCTTTATCTTCCAATAATATAAAGgacttgatttattttaaaaccatataaatgctaatatttaattacaatagaCAGACAAACAATCATTGAACGGTACGGAACGTCAACTGTCAAATTCGTTGGCAAAATTACTTGTTCTAAATATCAAAAGTCTATAAAATTTGTAGTTGGACTGATGACTTCCTTAATCCAACTTGCAGTGATCTTCACATTATGGTATATACCGGGCTGGTGGTCAACACCGCAGCCGAAACCAGCTGAAGTTATTCCCACTAAGTAATACCTCCCGCTGTCCATGACTATGAGAGGACCTCCAGAGTCGCCTGgtgaattataaaacttattagaGTTAGAGTTGTGAGTAATCCAAACGCTGTTGTTTTATATGTTGGAGAGCTGTCCTTGGTGACAGTGCTATGTGCacgtccgtctgggtaggtaccagtcactcatcataatatatattctaccgccagacaacaataataaatatcgttATGTTTGAGTACGCCAATGTAACATGCACAAAAGATTTTAGTTCTCAAAGTAGGTAGCAAATTGACGATGTAAGagatggttcatatttcttacatcgccaatgtctatggttggTGGTAGCCACTCACCAGCAGGTGACCCATtccttatctttaaataaaatcaataaatattggataacatcacatacattactctgatccctatgtaagtagctaaagcacttgtgttatggaaaatcagaagtaacgacggtaccacaaacacccagatccaagacaatatagaaaactaataaacttttttctacatcgactcggccggaaatcgaacccgggacctcggagtagcgtacccatgaaaaccggtgtactcactactcgaccacgatgAATATGAAATAGTGGTAAATGTTTACCCAAACAAGCATCCTGGTGTCCATCGGAGTGTCCAGCGCAAATCATCTCAGAGTGGATTTCGACTAAGATTTGCTTGCTTTGGTGCCAATTTATACATTGTTCAGTACCTggaataataaagttttaaaatactcGAATAACTTGGTAATCATggcttattccaattttaattcGCGTCAACCACAACTTAGATCGGACAAGGAACTGCTTCTTAATATTTAGCAAAGTAAAATGAGACTCGGTTTGTGTTCAACTGTTTCAATTTGGTTTAATTCATACAAATGTGGAAAATCTTCGTCCGCCATATGTTGGTGTTCTctccatgttttccttcaacgcagAACACgggcaaaattataaaaacaaatattcagcacgtgaaaattcagtggagcttTCAGGGGctcgaacccgcaatcatcattTGAGGATCATATTTGCTAGTGATTAGGCCATCTCGGGCTCACAGACATAAGTacaaaagacatattttttatcttaaataggTCTTTGATAGgtatattacaatttactaTTTTCTCCAGATTTTTTTCAAGAAAACCTTTATTCGTATCCAAAGTTGCAATGAACGtcataaatctatattaataaataagaaaatttttaTTCCTTCTTgactaaaaaaaacactaaggCACTATTGATAAAACTATTACAGTTTTAGTGTACAATATAAGTAGCTGTACTTCGCAGTTTCGCCTGCTTTCAATTTAGACAAGCGACGTTCCAagcgttaattttatatattttagtagtatAACTTAATTATTCACTCCCGCCTTCATGGTTTACTGTCTGACCTAAAGGTTAACAGTCAGAGAATGCCTCCTGGCATTAAGTTCGCCTTTTGTTCCATTTACTTTGCAgtggtcaataaagtatttaaataaataaagatataatacttACTCAAAATAGGAACGGTTGCAGATCTCAATAAGTTGGTGCCAGTATGACCATTACTAGCATCAGTTTTCCCCCATCCAGCTATAACTCCTGACTTCCCTCGTAAATCTAGATCCATGTCTGGCAAACATATTGGCAAGATATGGCTCGTGTAGGTGATGGGTCTTGATAGCTTGAGGAGGGCAATATCATATCTATCTGGTTGAGTCATGCGGAATTGGAATAGTGGGTGCAAAATCTTCTGAGCAACCCTGCAGAATAAAACTGTCTTTTAATCTCTCACACTTAATTCTGGATGAATTGTCGGAATCTAAAAGCAATCCTacgaaaataattgttatttgagCGAGcataactacagtcacaaggaccataacatcttagttccccaaTCTAGTGGAACATTGGTGAAGTCAGtattggttaattttttaacattacctCTGTCAAATATTCTTCCTAAGGCAGGGTAATGTAGCGTTATAGCCTCATTGTTATTAGATGGAAAAATAGCATTTAGGAGTAAGTGACTTCACAGGAATCTTACGAATAATAATTCCAATCCAATGAAAGAGTCAAATTTCAGAGATGCAATGAATACATACCCAAGTTTTTTAGCAGTGTGAGCGCCAGCGGTCGTGTCCAGAGCTCCGAGCCACACTGCGATATCAAAAGGACGAGCACGAGAGACACAATGAGCAGCTGTCGCGACAAACCATCGGGATACTGAAATAAATGATCACGAAAAATGTCCATTAATTTTgagccattaaaataaaaactaagtctcaagttaaaactatttatcaaCTCATAATTTAAacagcaatttatttaattaatgtgtaCGTCACCACTTACTCAATACGCCACCGCACTGGAATTCTGATATCCTGACATGAGCTTGCCAGGGAAACTCCGCAAACCTAGCTTCTCTGCCCCCTATAATTCTTTTCTGTAATATTCTTGTCGATGGAAGTCCGCAGTCCACCTGAAAAAGTTATCGTGTTTTGTAAAggtattcatcatcatcattcatttGCACATGACAATTAATGCCATTCATTAAAGCTTCAACCtaggcaacactgaattttctgGATGTGACGGATGAAAATCTACCATAACATaccatatatatctatatgtatgtacCAATCTACATTGGAACAGCCTTGTGCAATATACTTCATACGTTATCCacaaatattcttatttgtaatttgtaactaatatattattttttataatacctgACTGATATCATCATCAACTCTTCGCCGGAAGACATTGGTGGGCACCACATTCCGTTGTGGTACCTGACGCAACTTTGGCGGGACAACTTTATATTCATACCTCCAATCTGCGGATGGTATCCTGAAATTGGTAGAGAAATTGGATTATAGCCTAATTAAATTGGAAGAAAGAAGAAAAGAGGAATTTAAACAGTAACGTGTCTTACTTCATTGCTTAATATTGATAGAAATATCGTAAAAGAGAAAAGGATTTTtctctttgaattattttatattatttttttttttcctaactaACTTTTAAACTTAAACACTTTGAATAATCTGAGATTTTTTGTAGATGTTGCCAGTCGCAAATAGTTGTATATTAAGCTACAAACACACGTACATACATTGATAGTTTAATATTcgcaattatttttatgcacCAACGATATGAGTTCTTATATAACTGCGTATACTTCCTGTTAGTAAGATATAATTCTACTTAAAGGTAAACCTAATTATAAGTACTTGTCAAAGCATACATACGTATTATCAAAGTCATTCCTCAAAGGTTCCGCTGCTACACAGCAAGAGAACAGCCAGCCGCTACCACACCCCTTCGCCCTGATTCCACCTCGAAGCCAGCAAGTGAGTGACAAGGTGCAAGGTCTTACTTCCGTGCCGATGTTGCACGAGCTGGGGTAACCAAGGAAGGTAGCCAAAACGCGACTCGTAAGACCTGGAAAATACAtcacaaactatttttttttttttgtaaaaataaatattttgaccaaGTTTTAGAAGGTAAACCTCTtttgctccggtttgaagggtgacgccggtgtaattacaggtacaagatacataacatttatattcttaaGGTTGATGGCGGTTATGCGTCGTAAAggatagtaaatatttacagtacCAAAGCTTATAGACTGTGACACTTAGAATCAGCTCATTCCTAaacctaattataaaaaatctaaccgATTTCGATTTAGCGTCTGTAAAAATCACAGAGACTCATTGAGAACTAATACGACGTTATTGAGTTTTACTGTCCATAATTATTCAGAAGTAACTCGATGTTTTGCTTTCAATAGGTAGTTCCGTGACTACACTCTCTCCGATCTTCTCAATTAGTTCTCTTGTTAGATTACAATCGTaaatgagtcgagatggcccagtggctagaacgcgtgcatcttaagcgatgattgaCGAAATCatggcaccactgaaatttcatgtgcttaatttgtgtttataattcatctcgtgctcggcggtgaaggaaaacatcgtgaggaaacctgcatgtgtctaatttcaacgaaattctgccacatgtgtattccgccaatacgcattggagcagcgtggtggaatatgctccaaaccttctcctcaaagggagaggaggcctttatcccagcagtgggacatttatgggcTGCTTATGCTTATATGCTATTACAAGAGTAAGCAAAGAGGGATTATAACTGTGTCAGCGTACACAGTTGAGCTCTAAGGTATCTCCTGTGGAAAATTTAGTTGTGAAACCTGGCGGGAAAACTTCTCCAGGTAAAGCGGAGAATCTCCTGCTCAGTTGGCTATTCTACATCAAAAATTGTCGAAATCGGCCAGGAAGACATTAGTTAACAAAAAGAacgtttaatacataataaattttaaacacagataaaacaaaacactataATCATTAAACACAGCTTTTTTGAGCTTTTCTGAGTCGCTGTAACTCccaaatttgtattatatatttcgaaCCGTATAAAGTTAATCCTTTACattgttcaattaaaaaaaagaaattgaaaaaaataaaccgaATACTCATGAACATAATAT
This genomic interval from Vanessa atalanta chromosome 27, ilVanAtal1.2, whole genome shotgun sequence contains the following:
- the LOC125074127 gene encoding serine proteinase stubble is translated as MSTVNHDETQIYFLNYGNDRTSNRNSHTDKVLKKRKNVFYITKWRPKTRWRVTGRMLISFMILNVIGVTHGESLTSRVLATFLGYPSSCNIGTEVRPCTLSLTCWLRGGIRAKGCGSGWLFSCCVAAEPLRNDFDNTIPSADWRYEYKVVPPKLRQVPQRNVVPTNVFRRRVDDDISQVDCGLPSTRILQKRIIGGREARFAEFPWQAHVRISEFQCGGVLISRWFVATAAHCVSRARPFDIAVWLGALDTTAGAHTAKKLGVAQKILHPLFQFRMTQPDRYDIALLKLSRPITYTSHILPICLPDMDLDLRGKSGVIAGWGKTDASNGHTGTNLLRSATVPILSTEQCINWHQSKQILVEIHSEMICAGHSDGHQDACLGDSGGPLIVMDSGRYYLVGITSAGFGCGVDHQPGIYHNVKITASWIKEVISPTTNFIDF